A stretch of the Streptococcus suis genome encodes the following:
- a CDS encoding pullulanase → MFEKKVIFGIRKFTVGVASVGIATAFLISGTGQLVQAEEVATPSTEITAPINTDQTSDVDATASVAGSELVEEVVTSDTTATEASTLVAEAGEVFDAQVNTASVEEVVTSDTTAAEASTLVAEASEAFDAQVNTASVENVATVAETATLSTPAEAPIEEGSIRLHFENVDETAPESQGLWTWGGVETPSDGNKWPTDTVNFSSSQVDDYGHYVDIKKSETPGTIGYVVLKDREKITESDQKVELLVPEQNEAWVASDYTVSSYEPLKDENVLRINYTREDNNYDGWGVWTWGDTTEVSSGWPVGALDFKVGKYGAYVDIPLSNGLDSKLGFLLINQNNPDLAGNKSVDFAFADRKRHSQIFLQNGDDKVYTNPYFIEEKVELDTSKATPGTKNVTIEASINAPFNYNESGLVSVAITNPESAEIIKMEVDTTTLGGGIVPISTELNRVTIKATSDTAPGTYSLPVKVYDKDNGYYETKLDVTITERIKAEGEKDWDEQVIYFMMTDRFYNGDVSNDQKVVGDVTNPRGLYRGGDFKGVTAKLDYLKELGVDSIWLTPIVENIPQNVGSATDGEYYAYHGYWASNFEKLNPHLGSLADFHKLIDAAAEKGINIIVDVVLNHAGYGAEETFKGMVRTKEEDKQGDDQLGSLSGLPDFKTEEATVRNQLVAWQASWLERSKTAKGNSIYGFRVDTVKHVDDTTWQHFKNELVDRDPDFHLIGETWGANYKDTKGDLGIGTMDSLLDFGFKDIAKYLVNGQLKAAGKELEERSKVLTSAASLGQFLGSHDEDGFLYSLGGADKEGNLDKLKLAASLLITAKGQPVIYYGEELGQSGQNNWPAYDNRYDFDWSKVETSDIEDHYQKLLAFRNGNSTLLSRGDTTTLAGNDSQGWLISKRSYQDQAAYLVFSTNTESKGMAIEVSGKDVVVTDAYTGKSYQAIEKDGKWVVQVELPTIGQGGTMLLQTEAGDIVNASVQGATEEPIETGYLRVHFKTLPSDNLSSLGLWTWDDVEKPSSDVGAWPTGATNFSTAKQDDYGYYLDIKMKDETASKISLLINNTSGENITGDKVIERISTKMNEAWFDENYQLSLYQPLKEGYIRINYFRTDGDYDQKGLWIWGDVTDVVLGDWPNGIDFENQGKYGAYIDVKLTDLPSSIGFLLLDESKSGDDVKIQQKDYSFTDLKNQTQIFLKDEDPTIYTNPYFVNNVRVTGVSHVSLTALEAVFTTLEGADKESIFEKLSVTDKNGQTVTVTDLVLDATSNKVRVLGDFNQENAGYTLKYGNDSFTTTMSWQLKDELYAYDGELGARVSQAGSVVDMTLWSPSADSVAVVLYDKDDQSKVVGKLAMTKGDKGQWDLELNSQSDLGIADYRGYYYHYEITRGDQSVLVLDPYAMSLAEWNSDLADTDPSYRIAKAAIVDPSEVGPSNLDYATIPNFNQREDAIIYEAHVRDFTSDPAISDELTAQFGTFAAFAERLSYLKELGVTHIQLLPVMSYYFVNELKNTERMDKYASSNSNYNWGYDPQSYFAFTGMYSTDPTDPMKRIEEFKNLVNEIHKQGMGVILDVVYNHTSKTFLFEDLEPNYYHFMEADGTAKSSFGGGRLGTTHYMSRRVLVDSIKYLVDEFKVDGFRFDMMGDHDAEAIELAFTEAQKLNPNIIMLGEGWRTFTGDANQPVQPADQDWMSSTDTVAVFSDEIRNTLKSGYPNEGQPAFITGGAKSVESVFNNIKAQPGNFLADDPGDVIQYIAAHDNLTLFDIIAQSIKKDPSIAENYTEIHQRQRLGNLLVLTAQGTPFIHSGQEYGRTKQFRHPDYQYPVAEDQVPNKAHLLTNADGTPFDYPYYIHDSYDSSDAVNKFDWTKATDEALYPENTRTQAFTKGLIALRKSTDAFRLGTKDQVDQMVSLISIPGQNGIATNDVVIAYQTIASNGDRYAVFVNADSKERSFVLSDVYKDLLQGQVLVDGERAGVEALSDIVGVELTDSAVVLSPLTAAVIRLPYIITDVPDTAPTAEEKPTLDFTTKERTEESVLPIAEEVRYDATLAKGQSYVLQEGKAGKRVLVYQDVLVDGKVIATNLLSESVVDAEARIVVKGSMEAKDVVEKPSLSTPTAQVSEQTTSASNKESLPATGDRQSDLALLGLGLAGLGLTVAAQGRNKKSEE, encoded by the coding sequence ATGTTTGAAAAAAAGGTTATTTTTGGGATACGTAAGTTCACGGTGGGTGTTGCATCAGTCGGTATTGCAACAGCTTTTTTGATATCCGGAACTGGCCAATTAGTTCAAGCAGAGGAAGTAGCAACTCCCTCTACGGAAATAACAGCTCCAATTAATACAGATCAAACGTCAGATGTTGATGCTACTGCATCAGTCGCTGGCAGTGAGTTGGTTGAAGAGGTTGTAACTTCTGACACAACTGCTACAGAGGCATCAACGCTAGTTGCTGAAGCAGGCGAAGTTTTCGATGCACAAGTAAATACAGCATCAGTAGAAGAGGTTGTAACTTCTGACACAACAGCTGCAGAGGCATCAACGCTAGTTGCTGAAGCAAGCGAAGCTTTCGATGCACAAGTAAATACAGCATCAGTAGAAAATGTTGCAACTGTAGCAGAAACAGCTACATTGTCCACCCCAGCAGAAGCGCCAATTGAAGAAGGTAGTATTCGTCTGCACTTTGAAAATGTAGACGAAACAGCACCAGAAAGTCAAGGTTTGTGGACTTGGGGAGGAGTTGAAACACCATCTGATGGAAATAAATGGCCAACTGATACAGTGAATTTCTCAAGTAGCCAAGTGGATGACTACGGCCATTATGTTGATATTAAAAAATCTGAGACACCAGGCACAATCGGTTATGTGGTCCTTAAAGATAGAGAAAAAATAACAGAATCGGACCAAAAAGTGGAGCTTCTTGTTCCGGAACAAAATGAGGCTTGGGTTGCTAGCGATTATACTGTTTCTAGCTATGAGCCACTCAAGGATGAAAATGTTCTCCGCATCAATTACACACGTGAAGACAACAATTATGATGGTTGGGGCGTATGGACTTGGGGAGATACGACTGAAGTAAGTAGCGGCTGGCCAGTAGGTGCCCTTGATTTTAAAGTTGGGAAATACGGTGCTTATGTTGACATTCCTCTTTCAAATGGTTTAGATTCTAAGCTTGGATTTCTACTAATCAATCAGAATAATCCAGATCTTGCTGGCAATAAATCGGTTGATTTTGCTTTTGCAGATCGTAAACGGCATAGCCAAATTTTCCTTCAGAATGGTGATGACAAAGTCTATACCAATCCATACTTTATCGAAGAAAAAGTAGAATTAGATACAAGCAAAGCTACTCCGGGAACAAAAAATGTAACCATTGAAGCAAGTATAAACGCGCCTTTCAACTACAACGAAAGTGGTCTTGTTTCTGTAGCTATAACCAATCCTGAAAGTGCTGAAATTATCAAAATGGAAGTCGACACTACTACACTGGGTGGTGGTATCGTACCAATTTCAACAGAGCTTAATCGTGTAACGATTAAGGCAACTTCTGACACAGCTCCAGGGACATACAGTCTACCTGTAAAGGTATATGATAAAGACAATGGCTACTACGAAACAAAATTGGATGTGACCATTACGGAGCGCATTAAGGCAGAAGGTGAAAAAGACTGGGACGAGCAAGTCATCTACTTTATGATGACTGACCGTTTCTACAATGGTGACGTTAGCAATGATCAGAAGGTTGTTGGAGACGTAACTAACCCTCGTGGTCTCTACCGAGGCGGAGATTTTAAAGGGGTTACAGCTAAGTTGGACTACTTGAAAGAATTGGGTGTGGATTCTATCTGGTTGACACCAATTGTTGAAAATATTCCACAGAATGTTGGTAGCGCTACAGATGGAGAATACTATGCTTACCATGGCTACTGGGCATCAAATTTTGAAAAACTAAATCCACATTTGGGAAGTTTAGCCGATTTCCACAAATTGATTGATGCCGCAGCCGAAAAAGGAATCAATATCATTGTTGACGTGGTGTTGAATCATGCTGGCTATGGCGCAGAAGAAACCTTTAAAGGTATGGTACGGACCAAGGAAGAAGATAAGCAGGGAGATGACCAATTAGGCTCATTATCTGGATTACCAGACTTCAAGACAGAAGAAGCTACAGTACGCAATCAGTTGGTTGCTTGGCAGGCATCTTGGTTGGAACGCTCAAAAACTGCTAAAGGTAATTCAATCTATGGTTTCCGTGTCGATACAGTCAAACACGTTGATGATACCACATGGCAACATTTCAAAAATGAATTGGTGGATAGAGATCCTGACTTCCACTTGATTGGAGAAACTTGGGGAGCTAACTATAAAGATACCAAGGGTGACTTGGGAATCGGTACTATGGACAGCTTGTTGGACTTTGGCTTCAAGGATATCGCCAAGTATTTGGTCAATGGTCAACTGAAAGCAGCTGGAAAAGAGCTAGAAGAGCGTAGCAAGGTTCTGACTAGCGCAGCTTCTCTGGGTCAATTCTTGGGTAGTCATGACGAAGATGGTTTCCTTTACAGTCTCGGTGGCGCAGACAAAGAAGGAAATCTGGATAAACTGAAATTGGCTGCTAGTCTCTTGATTACTGCTAAAGGTCAGCCTGTCATATACTACGGTGAAGAATTAGGCCAATCTGGACAAAACAACTGGCCAGCTTATGACAACCGGTACGATTTCGATTGGAGTAAGGTAGAGACAAGTGACATAGAGGACCATTACCAAAAATTGTTGGCTTTCCGTAATGGAAATTCAACATTGCTCTCACGTGGTGATACAACAACACTTGCTGGAAATGATAGCCAAGGTTGGCTTATCAGCAAACGCAGTTACCAAGATCAAGCTGCCTATCTTGTCTTCTCAACCAATACCGAGAGCAAGGGAATGGCAATTGAAGTATCTGGTAAGGATGTAGTGGTCACAGATGCATACACAGGAAAATCTTATCAAGCTATCGAGAAAGACGGTAAATGGGTTGTTCAAGTCGAACTTCCAACTATCGGTCAAGGTGGCACCATGCTCCTTCAGACAGAAGCAGGTGACATCGTCAATGCAAGTGTGCAAGGAGCAACTGAAGAACCAATTGAAACAGGCTACTTACGTGTTCACTTTAAAACTCTACCATCTGATAATTTATCTAGCTTAGGTTTATGGACATGGGATGATGTCGAAAAACCATCGTCAGATGTTGGTGCTTGGCCAACGGGGGCGACTAATTTCAGTACTGCTAAGCAGGATGATTATGGCTATTATCTTGATATCAAGATGAAAGATGAAACAGCCAGCAAAATCAGTCTTCTGATTAATAATACATCTGGGGAAAATATAACCGGCGATAAAGTTATTGAGCGAATTAGCACTAAGATGAATGAAGCTTGGTTTGATGAGAATTATCAACTCAGCCTCTATCAACCACTCAAAGAAGGCTATATCCGTATCAATTACTTCCGTACAGATGGCGATTATGACCAAAAAGGTCTCTGGATCTGGGGTGATGTGACTGATGTTGTCTTGGGTGACTGGCCAAATGGTATTGATTTTGAAAACCAAGGTAAATATGGTGCCTATATCGATGTCAAATTGACAGATTTACCAAGTTCAATTGGCTTCCTGCTATTGGATGAAAGCAAGTCAGGAGATGATGTCAAGATTCAGCAGAAAGATTATAGCTTTACAGATTTGAAAAATCAGACACAAATCTTCCTAAAAGATGAGGATCCAACCATCTACACTAATCCGTATTTTGTGAACAACGTCCGTGTAACAGGCGTTTCTCATGTTAGCCTGACAGCTCTAGAAGCAGTCTTTACAACGCTTGAAGGTGCTGATAAGGAAAGTATTTTTGAAAAATTGTCTGTAACAGATAAAAATGGTCAGACGGTGACTGTGACGGACCTTGTCTTGGATGCTACCAGCAACAAGGTGCGAGTCCTTGGGGATTTCAACCAAGAAAATGCGGGCTATACCCTCAAATATGGCAATGATAGCTTCACAACAACTATGAGCTGGCAATTGAAGGATGAGCTCTATGCTTATGATGGAGAACTTGGTGCGCGTGTGAGTCAGGCTGGAAGTGTCGTTGATATGACTCTCTGGTCTCCAAGTGCAGACAGTGTAGCAGTTGTTCTTTATGATAAGGATGATCAGTCTAAGGTGGTCGGTAAATTAGCCATGACCAAGGGCGATAAAGGACAATGGGATCTTGAATTGAACAGTCAATCAGATCTTGGTATCGCAGATTATCGTGGTTACTATTACCATTATGAAATCACTCGTGGGGATCAATCTGTTCTTGTTTTAGATCCATATGCTATGTCTTTAGCGGAGTGGAATAGTGATTTAGCAGATACTGATCCATCTTATCGTATTGCCAAAGCGGCGATTGTGGATCCATCAGAAGTTGGTCCAAGCAATTTGGATTATGCTACTATTCCTAATTTCAATCAGCGTGAAGATGCGATTATATATGAAGCACATGTTCGTGACTTCACATCAGATCCTGCAATTTCGGATGAATTGACTGCTCAGTTTGGTACCTTTGCAGCCTTTGCAGAGCGTCTCAGCTACCTCAAGGAATTGGGTGTGACTCATATTCAATTATTGCCTGTTATGAGCTACTATTTTGTCAATGAATTGAAAAATACAGAGCGGATGGATAAGTACGCGTCAAGCAACAGTAACTACAACTGGGGTTATGATCCACAGAGCTACTTTGCCTTTACAGGTATGTATTCTACAGATCCGACAGATCCAATGAAACGCATTGAAGAGTTCAAAAACCTGGTCAATGAAATTCACAAACAAGGCATGGGTGTGATTTTGGATGTGGTGTATAACCACACTTCTAAGACTTTCTTATTTGAAGATTTAGAGCCAAACTATTATCACTTCATGGAGGCAGATGGTACGGCTAAATCAAGCTTTGGTGGTGGTCGTCTGGGAACCACTCACTACATGAGTCGCCGTGTCCTCGTTGATTCTATCAAGTATCTTGTGGACGAGTTTAAGGTAGATGGTTTCCGCTTTGATATGATGGGGGACCATGATGCCGAAGCAATTGAGCTGGCCTTTACTGAAGCTCAAAAACTCAATCCAAACATCATTATGCTTGGTGAAGGTTGGAGAACCTTTACAGGTGATGCCAATCAGCCTGTTCAGCCAGCAGACCAAGACTGGATGAGTTCAACAGATACTGTTGCGGTATTCTCAGATGAAATTCGCAATACACTTAAATCTGGTTATCCAAACGAAGGTCAGCCAGCCTTTATCACAGGCGGTGCTAAGAGTGTAGAATCTGTCTTCAATAACATCAAGGCACAACCAGGCAACTTCTTGGCAGATGATCCAGGTGATGTGATCCAATATATTGCTGCGCATGATAACTTGACCCTCTTTGATATCATTGCTCAGTCCATCAAGAAGGACCCATCAATCGCTGAAAATTACACTGAAATTCACCAACGGCAACGTTTGGGTAACTTGCTAGTTTTGACTGCTCAAGGGACACCGTTCATCCATTCTGGTCAGGAGTATGGACGGACCAAACAGTTCCGTCACCCTGATTATCAGTACCCTGTAGCAGAAGATCAAGTGCCGAACAAAGCTCATTTGTTGACAAATGCTGATGGTACACCATTTGATTACCCATACTACATTCATGATTCTTATGATTCATCTGATGCCGTCAACAAGTTTGACTGGACCAAAGCGACAGATGAGGCGCTCTATCCAGAAAATACCCGTACTCAGGCCTTTACAAAAGGATTGATTGCCTTGCGCAAATCTACAGATGCCTTCCGTTTGGGAACAAAAGACCAAGTCGATCAAATGGTTAGCTTGATTTCAATACCAGGTCAAAATGGTATTGCTACAAACGATGTGGTTATTGCCTATCAAACCATTGCAAGCAACGGTGATCGCTATGCTGTCTTTGTCAATGCTGACAGTAAGGAACGTAGTTTTGTTCTTTCAGATGTTTACAAAGACTTACTGCAGGGTCAAGTACTGGTTGATGGTGAGCGTGCAGGTGTAGAAGCATTGTCTGATATAGTGGGTGTCGAATTGACTGATAGTGCAGTTGTCCTTTCGCCACTAACTGCAGCGGTGATTCGTTTGCCTTATATCATCACAGACGTTCCAGATACAGCACCTACTGCTGAAGAAAAACCAACCTTAGACTTTACTACGAAAGAACGTACAGAAGAATCTGTCCTTCCGATTGCAGAGGAAGTTCGCTATGATGCAACTCTCGCAAAAGGTCAATCTTATGTGCTTCAAGAAGGTAAGGCAGGTAAGAGAGTCTTGGTTTATCAAGATGTCTTAGTTGACGGCAAGGTGATTGCTACTAACTTGTTATCAGAATCAGTTGTAGATGCTGAGGCACGGATTGTTGTTAAGGGTAGTATGGAGGCTAAGGATGTGGTAGAAAAACCAAGTCTTTCTACTCCAACAGCTCAAGTGTCTGAACAAACCACAAGTGCATCAAACAAAGAAAGCCTACCAGCTACAGGTGACCGACAAAGTGATTTGGCACTTCTAGGTCTCGGACTTGCTGGACTTGGTTTGACAGTTGCTGCACAAGGAAGAAACAAAAAATCGGAAGAATAG
- a CDS encoding LacI family transcriptional regulator, which produces MTTLADVAKRANVSKMTVSRVLNHPELVTEELKQLVRLAMKELDYQPNVVAKALAQQRTLTVQVIILEEMEIVEPYYAELIAGIALGLTEKNYTMQIVTEKHQVTDQCDGYIVTGARTSDYSWLKSLNKPVVLFGENRAGIPFVDTQNKEATYQASIFATRKGYHQVVFVGIDLPDTFAQAREAGYLEAMDELGQKPRVYRLENRSRIAEKFITQVNKLMPNTCFICASDRIALGIARGLMNMSRNVPEDYGIIGFDGIFIDRVSNPQLTTMKQPFRQMGRISVSQLMRLVEGRELKEYNRYCQASLVERESTRS; this is translated from the coding sequence ATGACGACGTTGGCGGATGTGGCGAAAAGGGCCAATGTTTCAAAGATGACTGTTTCTAGGGTTCTGAATCATCCGGAACTTGTCACAGAAGAGTTAAAACAACTGGTCCGATTAGCGATGAAAGAGTTAGATTATCAACCAAATGTTGTAGCAAAAGCCCTTGCTCAACAACGGACATTGACAGTTCAAGTTATCATTCTAGAGGAGATGGAGATTGTAGAGCCTTACTATGCCGAATTGATCGCAGGGATTGCTCTTGGATTGACTGAAAAAAATTACACGATGCAGATTGTGACCGAAAAGCACCAAGTAACAGACCAATGTGATGGTTATATCGTTACTGGAGCACGTACTTCAGACTATAGTTGGCTGAAAAGTTTGAATAAACCAGTAGTACTTTTTGGAGAGAATCGAGCAGGGATACCTTTTGTTGACACACAGAATAAAGAGGCAACCTATCAAGCCAGTATATTTGCAACAAGAAAAGGATATCATCAAGTTGTATTTGTGGGAATCGATTTACCAGATACTTTTGCTCAAGCTAGAGAAGCTGGATATTTAGAGGCTATGGATGAGTTAGGTCAAAAACCAAGGGTTTACCGATTAGAAAATCGGTCAAGGATAGCAGAAAAGTTCATTACACAAGTTAATAAGTTAATGCCGAATACATGCTTTATCTGTGCCTCAGACCGAATAGCTTTGGGAATTGCTCGAGGATTAATGAATATGTCAAGGAATGTACCTGAAGATTACGGGATTATTGGGTTTGATGGAATATTTATTGATCGAGTTTCTAATCCACAGTTGACAACAATGAAACAACCCTTTCGTCAAATGGGAAGAATTAGTGTTAGCCAGTTGATGCGCTTGGTTGAAGGACGGGAATTGAAAGAATACAACCGGTATTGTCAAGCGAGTTTAGTCGAGAGAGAGAGCACTCGGTCTTAA